A region from the Candidatus Cybelea sp. genome encodes:
- a CDS encoding pilus assembly protein TadG-related protein, with the protein MIPRHRWKQSGQILPLLAMSLSVLLGFAGVGVDVGYLEYRQQEQQSATDVAALGAAEQLAHSSCASNGTAVTVAKSDAGTNGFVDGASSVAVGVNSPPTTGVLAGNACAVSVQITSSNVATFFSRALGFKQAKETTQAVAEATTNAVASGCIYLLSPTISQNFNGATVNAPQCGILMNDTANFNGATIDVANVGYAGSTAPNENGSNFTLATPAPMLPVADPCPTIDGCAYITASPPPTSNCSSFNGNGYSGSLSAGCYSSLNLNGANVTLNPGTYVLSGTSNFNGSRITGSGVTLFVPASGTAPNFNGAQVSLSPPTSGNETGVLYYQVPGNPSSPNFNGTNNSYSGLIYCPGATAVNFNGANGKYVVLVFGAMNSNGSIAWDLATPPPGGSLIEHAVLVQ; encoded by the coding sequence ATGATACCGCGGCATCGTTGGAAACAATCCGGGCAAATTCTTCCGCTGCTTGCGATGAGTCTCTCCGTGTTGCTCGGTTTCGCCGGCGTCGGGGTCGACGTCGGTTACCTCGAGTACCGCCAGCAGGAGCAGCAGTCGGCGACCGACGTCGCCGCGCTCGGCGCCGCGGAGCAGCTTGCCCACTCGAGCTGCGCGAGCAACGGCACTGCCGTGACCGTCGCGAAGAGCGACGCGGGCACAAACGGCTTTGTGGACGGCGCGAGCAGCGTAGCGGTTGGGGTGAACAGTCCGCCGACAACCGGCGTGCTGGCCGGCAATGCCTGCGCGGTAAGCGTGCAGATTACGAGTTCAAACGTCGCGACGTTCTTTTCGCGGGCATTGGGCTTCAAACAAGCCAAAGAGACGACCCAGGCGGTCGCCGAGGCGACGACCAATGCGGTCGCCAGCGGCTGCATCTATCTCTTGAGCCCGACGATTTCGCAGAATTTCAACGGTGCGACGGTCAATGCGCCGCAGTGCGGTATCCTGATGAACGACACCGCAAACTTCAACGGGGCCACGATCGACGTCGCGAACGTCGGCTACGCCGGATCGACCGCTCCGAACGAGAACGGCTCGAACTTTACGCTGGCGACGCCCGCGCCCATGCTGCCGGTCGCCGATCCGTGCCCGACGATCGACGGCTGTGCCTACATTACGGCAAGTCCGCCTCCGACGAGCAACTGTTCGTCCTTCAACGGAAACGGCTATAGCGGCTCGCTGAGCGCCGGGTGCTACAGCAGCCTGAACCTCAACGGTGCGAACGTGACCTTGAATCCGGGCACGTATGTCTTGAGCGGAACCTCGAACTTCAACGGATCCAGGATCACCGGTAGCGGCGTAACGCTTTTCGTACCGGCTTCGGGGACGGCGCCGAACTTCAACGGCGCGCAGGTCTCCCTTTCGCCGCCGACGAGCGGCAACGAAACCGGCGTGCTCTACTACCAGGTTCCGGGCAACCCCAGCAGCCCGAATTTTAACGGCACCAACAACTCCTACAGCGGCTTGATCTACTGCCCCGGCGCGACCGCCGTCAACTTCAACGGGGCCAACGGCAAATACGTCGTGCTCGTCTTCGGGGCGATGAACTCCAACGGGAGCATCGCTTGGGATCTTGCAACGCCGCCCCCGGGCGGCTCCCTCATCGAGCATGCGGTGCTGGTGCAATGA
- a CDS encoding TadE/TadG family type IV pilus assembly protein produces MKKSLKDSESGTSAIEFAILAPVFVLLVLGLIDFGRYMYYSIVAAHAARAGVQYGAQNVYSAADTAGMQNAASADAPGGFLPVATHYCSLNGSAAMCGTGTPAAGNTYYVKVVVTGVFNPIISYPGIPHSMTISSTAQMRVAAQ; encoded by the coding sequence ATGAAAAAAAGTCTCAAGGATTCCGAGAGCGGCACCAGCGCGATCGAATTTGCGATACTGGCGCCGGTCTTCGTGTTGTTAGTTCTTGGCTTGATCGACTTTGGGCGCTACATGTACTATTCGATTGTCGCCGCGCATGCAGCCCGCGCCGGCGTGCAGTACGGCGCGCAGAACGTCTACTCGGCCGCGGATACTGCGGGTATGCAAAACGCGGCGAGCGCCGATGCCCCGGGAGGGTTCCTCCCGGTGGCGACCCACTACTGCAGCCTCAACGGCTCGGCGGCCATGTGCGGTACGGGAACGCCCGCGGCGGGAAATACCTATTACGTCAAAGTTGTCGTCACCGGCGTCTTCAATCCGATCATCAGCTATCCGGGCATTCCGCACAGCATGACCATTTCGTCGACGGCCCAGATGCGGGTGGCTGCGCAATGA
- a CDS encoding Tad domain-containing protein has protein sequence MNSQRGQILPLLAVSLAVLMGFAGIAIDVGYLEYWQQKQQTATDAAALGGAQNLAESNCGNATNAGSAALNDAGANGFPTGQVSPMTPPSSGPYAGNACAISVRIATTNLAAFFSRLFGFPAGMTESTSATAVAETSGNGTCMYLLSPTARTGFNGATVNSPGCAIALNFNANFNGGTIAAPFIGYGSGTPNYGGTTFTMASPMPMLPVADPCPEIAGCAYLAAHPPSASNCTSYNSNGASATLSPGCYNGLNLDPPGTITLSPGLYVINGNFNNNGVTLTGTGVTLYVTQNGNGPNLDYGPPVTLSPPTTGNYANVLYYQVPGNSSSINFNGSDVSMNGLIYAPGTTSANFDDNFGSYVVLVFGAMNFNQNNAYDFASPPPGQSIIKQAVLAQ, from the coding sequence ATGAACTCGCAGCGCGGCCAAATTCTACCGCTCCTGGCGGTCAGCCTGGCCGTTCTGATGGGCTTTGCGGGTATCGCGATCGACGTCGGCTATCTGGAATACTGGCAGCAGAAGCAGCAGACCGCGACCGACGCGGCGGCGCTCGGCGGTGCGCAGAACCTCGCCGAAAGCAACTGCGGCAACGCGACCAACGCTGGGTCGGCCGCGCTCAACGACGCTGGCGCCAACGGGTTCCCGACCGGCCAGGTGAGCCCCATGACTCCGCCGTCGTCCGGCCCCTACGCCGGCAACGCCTGTGCGATCAGCGTCCGGATCGCCACGACCAACCTGGCGGCGTTCTTTTCCCGCCTCTTCGGTTTCCCGGCAGGTATGACCGAGTCGACGAGTGCCACGGCGGTCGCCGAAACCAGCGGCAACGGAACCTGCATGTACCTCTTAAGCCCCACCGCTCGCACGGGCTTCAACGGCGCGACGGTGAACTCACCGGGCTGTGCAATTGCTTTAAATTTCAACGCGAACTTTAACGGCGGCACGATAGCCGCACCGTTCATCGGCTACGGATCGGGTACCCCGAACTACGGCGGCACCACGTTCACGATGGCAAGCCCCATGCCGATGCTCCCGGTTGCCGATCCCTGCCCGGAGATCGCCGGGTGCGCCTATCTCGCAGCACACCCTCCCTCAGCGAGCAACTGTACGAGCTACAACTCAAACGGCGCCAGCGCGACCCTCTCCCCGGGGTGCTATAACGGCCTGAACCTCGATCCCCCGGGCACGATCACGCTGAGCCCCGGGCTCTACGTCATCAACGGCAACTTCAATAACAACGGAGTAACCCTCACGGGGACGGGCGTCACCCTCTACGTCACCCAGAACGGCAACGGTCCGAACCTCGACTACGGTCCGCCGGTAACGCTCTCGCCGCCGACCACCGGAAACTACGCGAACGTCCTCTACTACCAGGTTCCGGGTAACTCTTCGAGCATCAACTTCAACGGCTCGGACGTGAGTATGAACGGGCTCATCTACGCGCCCGGCACGACCAGCGCAAACTTCGACGACAACTTTGGGAGTTACGTCGTGCTGGTCTTCGGCGCGATGAACTTCAACCAAAACAACGCCTACGACTTCGCTTCGCCCCCACCGGGGCAATCTATCATTAAGCAGGCGGTATTAGCACAATGA
- a CDS encoding pilus assembly protein N-terminal domain-containing protein, whose amino-acid sequence MVSITRRFVASLAALGLCLIAAPSAADQLTLLSIQSGHSTVIKADGLTRVAVGDGRIAGVVPVGTSQVIVNAKAPGHTTLYIWAGGRRQAYEVTVTEQGMDDVAQMLRSAIAEPNVQVVSSGHNIVVRGTVSDGAQFQQISDIISRFGGYLVSENGTDAKAVIINAVTIQQNLGQLQRAIANIPGASDIRVDPDGKGNVIVSGNATDAVTAQAILDRARGLAGPYLASNGQLIDRLNAISNSQIDVKIYVLEVDKTAQSNLGISLFGAQPVQGQAIPSLVPPEFPFLESPSAPGSGSAFTIQPFYRLTTLAPTLNLLMQEGHAKVLSSPDLVTSPGAKATFLVGGEIPVVTSSGISGTNVQYQPYGVQLNVTPDILGNGSVRAVVAPEISRLDYANAVIVSGFTIPALLVSKLSTDVITRPGESIILGGLVDRQEMRTISKIPLLSAIPILGKLFTSTSYQSSQSDVVFVMTPQIITR is encoded by the coding sequence ATGGTTTCGATCACGCGCCGTTTTGTCGCATCCTTGGCAGCCCTGGGCCTGTGCTTGATCGCAGCGCCTTCGGCCGCCGATCAGCTGACGCTGCTTTCAATCCAGTCCGGCCATTCGACGGTGATCAAGGCCGACGGCCTGACCCGGGTCGCCGTGGGCGACGGGCGGATCGCGGGGGTGGTCCCGGTTGGGACCTCCCAGGTGATCGTCAACGCAAAAGCGCCCGGGCACACCACCCTCTACATCTGGGCCGGCGGCCGGCGCCAGGCCTACGAAGTGACGGTGACCGAGCAGGGGATGGACGATGTGGCCCAGATGCTGCGCAGCGCGATTGCCGAGCCAAACGTTCAGGTGGTCAGTTCGGGCCATAATATCGTCGTGCGAGGGACGGTCTCCGACGGCGCACAGTTTCAGCAGATCAGCGATATCATTTCGCGTTTCGGCGGTTACCTCGTTTCGGAAAACGGCACCGACGCGAAGGCCGTGATCATCAACGCGGTAACGATCCAGCAGAACCTCGGCCAGCTTCAGCGGGCCATCGCGAACATTCCCGGCGCGAGCGACATTCGGGTCGATCCCGACGGTAAGGGCAACGTCATCGTCAGCGGCAACGCGACCGACGCCGTGACCGCTCAGGCGATTCTCGATCGGGCGCGCGGACTGGCCGGCCCATATCTGGCGAGCAACGGTCAACTGATCGATCGGCTCAATGCGATCAGCAACAGCCAGATCGACGTCAAAATCTACGTTCTGGAAGTCGACAAGACCGCCCAGTCGAACCTCGGCATCTCGCTCTTCGGCGCGCAGCCGGTTCAGGGGCAGGCGATTCCAAGCCTCGTGCCGCCGGAGTTCCCCTTCCTAGAAAGCCCATCGGCTCCGGGATCGGGCTCGGCCTTCACGATTCAGCCATTCTATCGGCTCACGACGCTCGCCCCGACGCTCAACCTCCTCATGCAGGAGGGGCACGCAAAGGTTCTCTCCAGCCCCGACCTCGTAACGAGCCCGGGGGCGAAGGCGACCTTTCTCGTCGGCGGCGAGATCCCAGTCGTCACCTCATCGGGGATCAGCGGAACGAACGTTCAGTACCAGCCATACGGCGTGCAGCTGAACGTCACGCCGGACATCCTCGGCAACGGATCGGTGCGGGCGGTCGTCGCCCCGGAGATCTCGCGGCTCGACTATGCAAATGCGGTCATCGTCTCCGGCTTCACGATTCCGGCGCTCCTGGTCAGCAAGCTTTCCACCGATGTGATCACGCGGCCGGGAGAGAGCATCATTCTCGGCGGCCTCGTCGACCGCCAGGAGATGCGCACGATCTCAAAGATCCCATTGCTCTCCGCGATCCCGATCCTTGGCAAACTCTTTACCTCCACGTCGTACCAAAGCAGTCAGAGCGACGTCGTTTTTGTGATGACGCCGCAAATCATCACGCGATGA
- a CDS encoding Flp family type IVb pilin yields the protein MLHTLKSIVRDEDAATMVEYGLLVALIAMVALVGVTTLGTNLSSLFNSVSSSV from the coding sequence ATGCTCCACACACTTAAATCCATCGTTCGCGACGAAGACGCCGCCACGATGGTCGAGTACGGGCTTTTGGTTGCGCTGATCGCCATGGTCGCCCTCGTAGGCGTCACGACGCTCGGCACCAACCTCAGCAGCCTATTCAACAGCGTTTCGAGTTCCGTCTGA
- a CDS encoding Flp family type IVb pilin yields MIRDEEGATMVEYGLLVALIAMVALAGVKLLGTNLSAVYNSVAGSI; encoded by the coding sequence ATGATTCGCGACGAAGAAGGCGCAACGATGGTCGAGTACGGCTTGCTCGTGGCCCTCATCGCGATGGTCGCCCTCGCCGGCGTTAAGCTGCTTGGCACGAACCTGAGCGCGGTCTACAACTCGGTCGCGGGATCGATCTAA
- a CDS encoding prepilin peptidase encodes MNPDPLMSIALWLNLIACLAAGFCDVRTRRIPNALTGSLALGAIIVHAFGGWRALLVSLAVMAILTLAGTLVYSRGGIGGGDIKLAVSASGMLSYPLCVPFLLYSAIGGGVLALVFLVMRGGAKGAFSRGLLLVFAGGQGLAPDKRETLPYAVAFALGAILVALSQTVAPFLRITL; translated from the coding sequence ATGAACCCGGATCCGCTCATGTCGATCGCTCTTTGGCTTAACCTCATCGCCTGCCTCGCGGCAGGCTTTTGTGACGTTCGGACCCGTCGCATTCCCAACGCTCTCACCGGCTCGTTGGCACTCGGCGCGATTATCGTTCATGCGTTCGGCGGCTGGCGCGCTTTGCTCGTCAGTCTGGCCGTCATGGCCATTCTCACCCTCGCGGGCACACTGGTCTACTCGCGCGGCGGTATCGGCGGGGGCGATATCAAGCTGGCCGTCAGCGCTTCGGGCATGCTGAGCTATCCACTCTGCGTGCCGTTTTTGCTCTACAGTGCGATCGGCGGCGGAGTGCTCGCGCTCGTTTTTCTCGTCATGCGGGGGGGCGCCAAGGGTGCCTTCTCACGAGGTCTCCTGCTGGTTTTTGCCGGCGGCCAAGGCCTCGCTCCGGATAAGCGCGAAACATTGCCATACGCGGTAGCTTTCGCTCTCGGCGCGATTTTGGTCGCTCTATCGCAGACCGTCGCTCCATTCTTGAGGATCACGCTCTAA
- the cpaB gene encoding Flp pilus assembly protein CpaB: MNTRRTTLLIAVILAIGTGWLTLTYLSSLRPAPTEQRAVLIATQEIPARERITDSMFRTEMRPVQSLEPDALGTANQAVGSLALITIPAGSELTASKIGTNVAFALPVRLQPGMRAVSIPVDRVKGVSGMILPGDRVDVIAIPPSSSGSAPPKAVTIFRGIRVLAVGNALENAMATPSPEEQSAATVTLEVNPKQADMLAWADANANLRLALRSPREPIRSEPVEELTLAGSTAPGTPLPMPVPAIGPAVPTLPMPVPVVRPPSSSVQLIVGDQIVDPAAAK; encoded by the coding sequence ATGAATACACGCCGCACGACGCTTTTGATCGCCGTCATCCTGGCAATCGGGACGGGATGGCTGACGTTGACCTATCTCTCCTCGCTGCGTCCGGCCCCGACCGAACAGCGAGCGGTCCTTATCGCTACCCAAGAGATCCCCGCACGCGAGCGCATTACCGATTCGATGTTCCGCACGGAGATGCGCCCCGTCCAGTCGCTCGAGCCCGACGCGCTGGGAACGGCAAATCAGGCAGTCGGCTCGCTCGCCCTCATCACGATTCCGGCCGGCTCCGAGCTCACCGCTTCGAAGATCGGCACGAACGTCGCCTTTGCGCTCCCGGTACGCCTGCAGCCGGGCATGCGCGCGGTCAGCATTCCCGTCGATCGTGTCAAGGGCGTCTCCGGTATGATCCTTCCCGGCGACCGCGTCGACGTGATCGCGATCCCGCCCTCCTCATCGGGATCGGCGCCGCCGAAAGCCGTAACGATCTTCCGCGGGATCCGCGTGCTCGCCGTCGGCAACGCGCTCGAGAATGCGATGGCGACGCCGTCTCCCGAGGAGCAGTCGGCCGCAACGGTGACCCTCGAGGTCAACCCGAAACAGGCGGATATGCTGGCATGGGCAGATGCGAATGCAAACCTTCGCCTCGCATTACGCTCGCCGCGAGAACCGATCCGCTCCGAGCCAGTCGAAGAGTTGACGCTTGCCGGTTCGACCGCACCCGGAACCCCGTTGCCGATGCCGGTCCCCGCGATTGGGCCTGCAGTCCCCACGCTTCCCATGCCGGTGCCGGTCGTTCGGCCCCCGTCCAGCTCCGTGCAACTGATCGTCGGCGATCAAATCGTCGACCCGGCGGCCGCGAAATAG
- a CDS encoding ATPase, T2SS/T4P/T4SS family → MSDFPIWVFIGSKGGTGTTTLCRELARAMHEKQSVGFVDADLSGSRSAAVLFDAVRNLDAERDGSSVASVRADGVTLVELVNRYDSAFTLDEQSVEGFLETLSGLDQIIVDAPQPFAAAVRPFMARARRIFIVLEPTLLGVAGAQSLLADLQRFGMPADHIVLITNTRSETGTVARSEVERGLGSKLVAEIPLSTSRSYAKSIAALQNYMQSLPTVSESLMLQPSVAGPYAPSAHGNGVAKSVTTAPDAKRQAFKAEVHSALIRQFDLATAGSVQGDAAKLAELRSRVEEIAARLVSERKFAGSAEDLADLRREIVDEALGLGPLEDLLRDPDVTEVMVNGPEMIYVERRGKIERTAKRFADDRQLRLIIERIITPLGRRIDEASPMVDARLPDGSRVNAIIDPIAIDGTAMTIRRFGHNRLTADDLVRIGAAPPPMLEFLRAAVQARLNCVVSGGTGSGKTTFLNILSSYLPDRERIVTIEDAAELLLNQSHVIRLEARPPNIEGSGEIRIRDLFRNALRMRPDRIIIGECRGAEALDMLQAMNTGHDGSLTTIHANSQRDAISRIETMVLMAGFDLPIRAIREQIASALDLVVHTSRLRDGSRKVIGISEVVGMEGDIVTMQEIIRFAKRGIDKENNVVGEFVFTGIQPISVKRFEEYGIPYDPRTLNELALQAAW, encoded by the coding sequence GTGAGCGATTTCCCGATCTGGGTCTTTATCGGTTCCAAAGGCGGAACCGGGACAACGACGCTGTGCCGCGAGTTGGCGCGGGCAATGCACGAGAAGCAGAGCGTCGGCTTCGTCGACGCGGATTTAAGCGGAAGCCGCAGTGCGGCCGTCCTCTTCGACGCGGTACGAAATCTCGACGCAGAGCGCGACGGCTCATCGGTTGCAAGCGTACGCGCGGACGGTGTAACGCTCGTCGAACTCGTCAATCGCTACGACTCCGCCTTCACGTTGGACGAGCAGAGCGTTGAAGGCTTCCTGGAGACCTTATCCGGGCTCGATCAGATCATCGTCGACGCGCCCCAACCTTTTGCTGCGGCGGTGCGGCCATTCATGGCGCGCGCGCGCCGCATCTTCATCGTCTTAGAGCCAACGCTTTTGGGCGTAGCCGGGGCGCAATCGCTGCTCGCCGATCTCCAACGCTTCGGCATGCCGGCCGATCACATCGTCCTGATTACGAACACGCGGAGCGAGACCGGCACGGTAGCGCGCAGCGAGGTTGAGCGTGGCCTGGGGAGCAAACTGGTCGCGGAGATCCCGCTCTCGACGAGCCGTTCGTATGCCAAGAGCATCGCGGCGCTGCAGAACTACATGCAGTCCCTTCCGACTGTTTCAGAGAGCCTGATGCTTCAGCCGTCGGTCGCCGGCCCTTACGCTCCGAGCGCACATGGCAACGGCGTTGCGAAGAGCGTTACGACCGCCCCGGACGCGAAGCGCCAGGCATTCAAGGCCGAAGTGCACAGCGCGCTGATACGCCAGTTCGATCTCGCAACGGCGGGGTCGGTTCAGGGTGACGCCGCCAAGCTCGCCGAGCTGCGCTCGAGGGTTGAGGAGATCGCCGCTCGGCTCGTATCGGAGCGAAAATTTGCCGGATCGGCCGAAGATCTCGCCGATCTGCGCCGCGAGATCGTCGACGAGGCGCTCGGGCTGGGACCGCTGGAAGATCTGCTGCGCGATCCCGACGTGACCGAGGTCATGGTCAACGGCCCCGAGATGATCTACGTCGAACGCCGCGGTAAGATCGAGCGAACGGCGAAGCGCTTCGCCGACGATCGGCAGCTTCGGCTCATCATCGAACGGATCATCACCCCGCTTGGCCGCCGCATCGACGAGGCTTCGCCGATGGTCGATGCGCGTTTGCCCGACGGCTCGCGCGTCAACGCCATCATCGATCCGATCGCCATCGACGGTACCGCGATGACGATTCGCCGGTTTGGGCACAACCGCCTGACCGCCGATGACCTGGTGAGGATCGGCGCCGCCCCGCCGCCGATGCTCGAGTTCTTGCGAGCCGCGGTCCAGGCGCGGCTCAACTGCGTGGTCAGCGGAGGCACGGGCTCGGGCAAGACGACCTTCCTCAACATCCTCTCGTCGTATCTTCCCGATCGCGAGCGCATCGTCACGATCGAAGACGCGGCGGAACTACTGCTCAATCAGTCGCACGTTATCCGCCTCGAAGCACGGCCTCCCAATATCGAGGGCAGCGGCGAGATCCGAATTCGTGATCTCTTCCGCAACGCTCTGCGTATGCGCCCCGACCGGATTATCATCGGTGAGTGCCGCGGCGCCGAAGCGCTCGACATGCTTCAAGCGATGAACACCGGCCACGACGGTTCGCTTACGACGATCCACGCGAACAGTCAGCGCGACGCGATCTCGCGTATCGAGACGATGGTGCTGATGGCCGGCTTCGACCTGCCGATTCGCGCGATCCGCGAACAGATCGCCAGCGCCCTCGATCTCGTCGTGCACACCTCACGCCTACGCGACGGTTCGCGCAAGGTGATCGGCATCAGCGAGGTTGTCGGTATGGAAGGCGACATCGTGACGATGCAGGAGATCATCCGCTTCGCAAAGCGCGGCATCGACAAAGAGAATAATGTCGTCGGCGAGTTCGTCTTTACGGGAATTCAGCCGATTAGCGTCAAGCGTTTCGAAGAGTACGGCATCCCGTACGACCCGCGCACGCTTAACGAGCTGGCGTTGCAGGCGGCATGGTAG
- a CDS encoding type II secretion system F family protein has translation MVGSLAPVAIFAGVAATVFCIFFAVWSTINRRATERVNSVSDRLDRAGIRMRSQEIVLTVASGIAIVWIAIVLLMHTGLLASLILLPAVAVAGALLFYVYVDFRTKRRMDAFGTQLEPAMRLMAGGLRVGLGLRQAMAVVIEELPDPAQHEFRRVIGQTNLGASMFDAMDAMADRMPSHESKMIARVFRVQSETGGDLAKILDQLADTIKDRRQVQRKVSALTAEGRMSAWVLMLIPIALGLFIYATQETMAHALLYTFLGHIVILIIIGLEIGAYFWLRMILKVNV, from the coding sequence ATGGTAGGCTCGCTCGCGCCCGTTGCCATCTTTGCGGGCGTCGCCGCAACGGTTTTCTGCATATTTTTTGCAGTTTGGAGCACCATTAACCGTCGCGCCACCGAGCGCGTCAACAGTGTCTCCGACCGCCTCGATCGTGCCGGGATCCGCATGCGTTCGCAGGAGATCGTGCTCACGGTCGCCTCCGGCATCGCGATCGTTTGGATCGCGATCGTCCTCCTGATGCATACCGGGCTCCTCGCCTCCTTGATCCTGCTTCCGGCCGTCGCAGTGGCCGGCGCGTTACTTTTTTACGTATATGTCGACTTTCGGACGAAGCGCCGCATGGATGCCTTCGGCACGCAGCTCGAGCCCGCGATGCGCCTCATGGCGGGCGGCTTGCGCGTCGGCCTCGGCTTGCGGCAAGCGATGGCGGTCGTCATCGAAGAGCTGCCCGATCCGGCGCAACATGAGTTTCGGCGGGTGATCGGCCAAACCAACCTCGGCGCGAGCATGTTCGACGCGATGGATGCCATGGCAGATCGCATGCCAAGCCACGAGTCGAAAATGATTGCGCGAGTCTTTCGCGTTCAGTCCGAGACGGGCGGCGACTTGGCGAAGATCCTCGACCAGCTCGCCGACACGATCAAAGATCGCCGGCAAGTGCAGCGAAAGGTTTCGGCGCTCACGGCCGAGGGCCGTATGAGCGCGTGGGTGCTGATGCTGATTCCGATTGCGCTGGGATTGTTCATCTACGCGACCCAAGAGACGATGGCCCATGCCTTGCTTTATACCTTTCTCGGGCATATCGTGATCTTGATTATCATCGGGCTCGAGATCGGTGCCTATTTCTGGCTTCGCATGATTCTGAAGGTGAACGTCTGA